In Desulfovibrio sp. 86, the following proteins share a genomic window:
- the trsM gene encoding DVU_1556 family methyltransferase, with protein sequence MSALWESESFRRVAGTVWRPGGTALTVRGLELCRSLCGLAPGGLVLDMGCGCGATLGLLRQAGYDVMGLDRQVQPQAVSAAGEGCGRIIRADMGRLPLAAGSIDGLVCECVLSLLADPLDALRQCLRALRPGGVLLFSDLTRRDAEASAISAHGRGLGQNSATSAGAQPEGADAGFSAAQGTGASCMEGARPAALWERYLRQAGFQIATYEDHSRALVELAARMVWYGEPGSGGLGISGGCSCSASGGGRKYGYGLWIAQKERA encoded by the coding sequence ATGAGCGCCCTGTGGGAGAGTGAATCTTTCCGCCGCGTCGCGGGCACGGTCTGGCGGCCCGGCGGCACGGCCCTGACCGTCAGGGGTCTTGAACTGTGCCGCAGCCTCTGCGGTCTCGCGCCCGGCGGCCTTGTGCTGGATATGGGCTGCGGCTGCGGGGCCACTCTGGGGCTGCTGCGACAGGCCGGATATGACGTGATGGGACTGGACAGGCAGGTGCAGCCCCAAGCCGTGAGCGCGGCGGGTGAAGGCTGTGGGCGGATCATCCGGGCGGACATGGGCAGGTTGCCCCTGGCGGCAGGCAGCATTGACGGACTTGTGTGCGAATGCGTACTTTCGTTGCTGGCTGACCCGCTGGACGCGCTGCGGCAGTGTCTGCGCGCGCTGCGTCCAGGCGGCGTGCTGCTCTTCAGTGACCTTACGCGGCGCGATGCAGAGGCTTCCGCCATATCGGCGCACGGGCGCGGCCTTGGGCAAAATTCCGCAACCAGCGCGGGGGCGCAGCCCGAAGGCGCTGATGCCGGTTTTTCCGCTGCGCAGGGCACGGGCGCATCCTGTATGGAAGGCGCACGTCCTGCGGCGCTGTGGGAGCGGTATTTACGGCAGGCGGGCTTTCAGATCGCGACGTATGAGGATCACAGTCGGGCGCTGGTGGAACTGGCCGCCCGCATGGTCTGGTACGGGGAACCCGGCTCCGGGGGTTTGGGTATTTCGGGCGGGTGTTCCTGTTCCGCCTCTGGCGGGGGGCGCAAATACGGCTATGGATTGTGGATAGCACAAAAGGAGAGAGCATGA
- a CDS encoding DVU_1557 family redox protein: protein MSMGPNYAPDGGQWVCCRCNVPLEQGKVPVFYLNSAFDVILPRCPKCGLTQTPKSLAEGKMVEVEALLEDK from the coding sequence ATGAGCATGGGCCCCAACTACGCTCCCGACGGCGGCCAATGGGTATGCTGTCGCTGCAATGTGCCCCTGGAGCAGGGCAAGGTTCCGGTTTTTTATCTCAACAGCGCTTTTGACGTTATTTTACCGCGCTGCCCCAAGTGCGGCCTGACCCAGACGCCCAAATCCCTGGCTGAAGGCAAGATGGTCGAGGTGGAGGCTCTGCTGGAAGACAAATGA
- a CDS encoding DVU_1555 family C-GCAxxG-C-C protein: MNPMMMELLPLVHEGYCCSQLLMLLMLQARDQENPDLVRAVHGLCHGIGQSDGPCGLLTGGACTLALVAGKGAASETPHAMLTPLLNDYATWFYERTNAYGGQSCSQIAAGLGATSGAPGEAPNPVACGDLLAECWEKIIELVQSYDLDIMPAS; the protein is encoded by the coding sequence ATGAATCCGATGATGATGGAGCTTCTGCCTCTGGTGCACGAGGGCTATTGTTGTAGTCAGTTGCTGATGTTGCTTATGCTTCAGGCCCGCGATCAGGAAAACCCCGACCTTGTGCGGGCGGTTCATGGCCTTTGTCATGGCATCGGCCAGTCGGACGGGCCTTGCGGCCTGCTCACTGGTGGAGCCTGCACTCTGGCGCTGGTGGCCGGCAAGGGGGCCGCCAGTGAAACGCCGCACGCCATGCTTACGCCTTTGCTCAACGATTACGCCACATGGTTTTATGAGCGCACCAACGCTTACGGCGGCCAGAGTTGCAGTCAGATAGCCGCCGGGCTTGGCGCAACGTCGGGCGCGCCGGGCGAAGCGCCCAATCCTGTGGCCTGCGGCGACCTGCTGGCCGAATGCTGGGAAAAGATTATCGAACTGGTCCAGAGCTATGATCTGGACATCATGCCCGCGTCATGA
- a CDS encoding DMT family transporter, translated as MLVTKPRHWFCLMGAIVFEVAGTTVMKMAQGWDFSHAALLGLTLMWLAIALSYYLLAKATTGLPVGVAFAFWEGLGLTLITLCSVALLGESMTVKRALGLVCVLAGALLVHHGTGHGTGRETGHGSGHGKEGATAAIHPAARPTSAAGGTPTQFRAGEGA; from the coding sequence ATGCTTGTGACCAAACCCCGCCACTGGTTCTGCCTTATGGGAGCCATTGTTTTTGAAGTGGCCGGAACCACGGTAATGAAGATGGCGCAAGGCTGGGATTTTTCCCATGCCGCCCTCTTGGGACTGACGCTCATGTGGCTGGCCATTGCCCTTTCCTACTATCTGCTGGCAAAAGCCACCACCGGCCTGCCCGTGGGCGTGGCCTTCGCTTTTTGGGAGGGGCTGGGGCTGACGCTCATAACCCTGTGCAGCGTTGCTCTGCTGGGTGAAAGCATGACCGTAAAGCGCGCCCTTGGCCTTGTGTGCGTACTGGCGGGCGCGCTGCTTGTCCATCACGGGACTGGACACGGGACTGGGCGCGAGACTGGGCACGGGTCTGGACATGGCAAGGAAGGCGCCACTGCCGCCATCCACCCCGCAGCGCGTCCCACGTCTGCCGCAGGCGGCACGCCGACGCAGTTTCGGGCAGGGGAAGGGGCATGA
- a CDS encoding SMR family transporter, giving the protein MQAFTSFFSLSLLLVVLAATLDVLANLLLAKSGGFRRRWLGFFSLALVGLAFYCLSLAVRHMDLAVAYAMWGSFGILGTSLGGWLFFSQNLRPCAFAGMALLMTGMALLHMS; this is encoded by the coding sequence ATGCAAGCCTTCACGTCCTTTTTCAGCCTTTCACTGCTGCTGGTTGTGTTGGCCGCCACGCTGGACGTGCTGGCAAACCTTTTACTGGCGAAATCCGGCGGCTTTCGCCGCCGCTGGCTGGGCTTCTTTTCACTGGCGCTTGTGGGTCTGGCTTTTTACTGTCTTTCGCTGGCCGTGCGCCATATGGATCTGGCCGTGGCCTATGCCATGTGGGGCAGCTTTGGCATCCTGGGCACATCCCTTGGCGGCTGGCTGTTTTTCAGCCAGAACCTGCGGCCCTGCGCCTTTGCTGGCATGGCCTTGCTCATGACAGGCATGGCGCTTTTGCATATGAGTTGA
- a CDS encoding histidine phosphatase family protein encodes MNGMWLVRHGALPPNPERRIVGNRDIPLSSAGRQQIYALAHDFMPILAGRLAAVVSSDLGRCRETTSILLTGNEWTASPPPVHFEPGLRELDMGQWQGLTKAEIEARFPGQYDARGRDFAHFRPEGGESFAQLQSRALEAVRRWRGRYPEGTLLLVAHAGVIRSLLAHYMALPLDDALRIPQEYACRTFVPEW; translated from the coding sequence ATGAACGGCATGTGGCTTGTGCGTCACGGCGCTTTGCCGCCCAATCCTGAGCGGCGCATCGTGGGAAACCGCGATATCCCGCTCAGCTCTGCCGGGCGGCAGCAGATATACGCTCTGGCTCATGACTTCATGCCCATATTGGCGGGAAGACTGGCGGCAGTGGTGTCCTCGGATCTGGGGCGTTGCCGTGAGACCACGTCCATTCTTCTGACCGGAAATGAATGGACCGCCAGCCCGCCCCCGGTACATTTTGAACCAGGACTGCGCGAGCTGGACATGGGCCAGTGGCAGGGCCTGACAAAGGCCGAGATTGAAGCGCGCTTTCCCGGTCAATATGATGCGCGAGGCCGGGATTTTGCCCATTTTCGGCCAGAGGGCGGCGAGAGCTTCGCGCAATTGCAAAGCCGCGCCCTTGAAGCCGTGCGACGCTGGCGGGGGCGCTACCCTGAAGGCACGCTGTTGCTGGTGGCCCACGCTGGCGTTATCCGCAGCTTGCTGGCCCACTACATGGCCCTGCCGCTTGACGATGCCCTTCGTATCCCCCAGGAATACGCCTGCCGCACCTTTGTGCCGGAATGGTAG
- a CDS encoding DVU_1553 family AMP-dependent CoA ligase — protein sequence MSSSSSSGAGASSRKASSRDPSFRDSSARASSAAAAPGRGFRNPLDAWLARQCGVQDTDANTLARALREARARALTRCLNHAAARSAFYARSLAGYDLERFTPEDMRGLPFTTADDLARWEDFLCVSRGEVQRMVTLRTSGTTGSPKRLAFTETDLARTVDFFRVGMSQLVRPGQKLAVLLPGAARPDGVADLLRQSLSPCGVEVCTPPQDLLVPAKSLQQGFVKRTPPVLPIQKMVQEGVAHCALGSCPSARVATPQAALAGIHPDIVQWLDEVRPHCLVAAPGQLEGLLRHFPKSGPPGLCGLLSSADRLDPVLGHVLSTVWNCTVLDHYGLTETAYGGAVECPAHDGYHLRLLDLVVEIVDFCGDEPLPPGETGEVVITTLEREAMPLIRYRTGDVACLLPGPCACGSPLSRLGPVQGRLERCGNRVRVVQMPKGGTQAGASVRQDRSGHDGPYCTVGDWEGLM from the coding sequence ATGAGTTCATCTTCCTCGTCTGGTGCCGGGGCTTCTTCGCGCAAGGCTTCTTCGCGTGATCCTTCTTTCCGTGATTCTTCCGCGCGAGCCTCTTCCGCTGCTGCGGCTCCGGGCCGTGGTTTTCGCAATCCCCTTGATGCCTGGCTGGCGCGTCAATGCGGCGTGCAGGACACGGACGCCAACACCCTGGCGCGCGCCCTGCGTGAAGCCCGCGCCCGCGCCCTGACCCGTTGCCTGAACCACGCGGCAGCCCGCAGCGCCTTTTATGCCCGCAGTCTGGCCGGATACGACCTTGAGCGCTTCACTCCCGAAGATATGCGCGGTCTGCCTTTCACCACGGCTGACGATCTGGCCCGTTGGGAGGATTTTCTTTGCGTGTCGCGCGGCGAGGTGCAGCGCATGGTGACCTTGCGCACGTCCGGCACCACGGGCAGCCCCAAGCGCCTGGCTTTCACAGAAACGGACCTTGCCAGAACCGTTGATTTTTTTCGCGTGGGCATGTCGCAACTGGTGCGGCCCGGGCAAAAACTGGCGGTATTGTTGCCGGGGGCGGCCCGCCCCGATGGCGTGGCAGACCTGCTGCGCCAGTCCTTGAGCCCGTGCGGCGTGGAGGTGTGCACCCCGCCGCAGGATCTGCTGGTCCCTGCCAAAAGCCTGCAGCAAGGCTTTGTGAAAAGGACGCCGCCAGTGCTGCCCATACAGAAAATGGTGCAGGAGGGCGTGGCGCACTGCGCCCTGGGTTCATGCCCGTCAGCGCGGGTGGCGACGCCGCAGGCGGCGCTGGCAGGCATCCACCCGGATATTGTGCAGTGGCTCGACGAGGTGCGGCCCCATTGTCTCGTGGCCGCGCCAGGGCAACTGGAAGGACTGTTGCGTCATTTTCCCAAGAGCGGTCCTCCGGGGCTTTGCGGCCTGCTCAGCAGCGCGGACAGGCTTGATCCCGTGCTTGGGCACGTGCTGTCCACCGTATGGAACTGCACCGTGCTTGACCACTACGGGCTTACGGAAACGGCCTATGGCGGCGCGGTGGAGTGCCCGGCCCATGACGGGTATCACTTGCGCCTGCTGGATCTTGTTGTGGAAATTGTGGATTTTTGCGGCGATGAACCGCTGCCGCCTGGCGAGACAGGTGAAGTTGTCATTACCACACTGGAGCGCGAGGCCATGCCTCTTATCCGTTACCGCACAGGGGACGTGGCCTGCCTTTTGCCCGGGCCGTGCGCCTGCGGCAGCCCCTTGTCACGCCTTGGCCCGGTGCAGGGCAGGCTTGAGCGCTGCGGCAACCGCGTGCGTGTGGTGCAGATGCCCAAGGGCGGCACTCAGGCGGGGGCGTCCGTCCGCCAGGATCGCTCGGGCCACGACGGGCCGTATTGCACTGTGGGCGACTGGGAAGGCTTGATGTGA
- a CDS encoding NTP transferase domain-containing protein, with protein MTARVLILAAGQASRMGRVKALLPLPLGAAGECCSALEGLARLFRQLGIEHISVVTGWHAASIEPAAQALGLAVVRNPRPEDGMFSSVCAGLSALAGGDPALAETPVLVQPVDVPLVRSMTIQALLEAHAADPENVLVPTFVGQEGHPPLLPARHLAHVLRHARTGGENGLRGALEGLPVWHIPVADRLMLPDMDRPEDYERMKLLALRRDVLRPDEALELLRLHEVPEKGLRHARAVGTVAAALTKALVQVRRTKNLGAKGVTVPNPERAPELAPDLGSEIASNLGAGRGTCRDSGPGSGPGSDSGVGPDSGFGSVFYADLDPDLALAGGLVHDICKGEKGHEAAAGRLFRHLRLPLMAHLVEDHRDLTLSDDHPITERELVFLADKYCYGGCFVPVRQRFEQKLETFGAEAAQAIRGRMERALAMEARLARELGCPAGGQGVRGHDQDCARGEAPQPPQPAQSPQLPQSPQSLQAGQSPHLSRPPYPPYPPYPPYPEDIAHDALAALAVQDNQTQGDGTPFAPCPDKAGGGAVLRVPSCPGQGGR; from the coding sequence GTGACCGCCCGCGTACTGATACTGGCCGCAGGGCAGGCGTCCCGCATGGGCAGGGTCAAGGCTCTTCTGCCGCTTCCGCTGGGAGCGGCCGGGGAATGTTGCTCGGCCCTGGAGGGTCTGGCGCGCCTTTTTCGGCAACTGGGCATCGAGCACATCTCGGTCGTCACAGGTTGGCACGCGGCAAGCATTGAACCGGCGGCGCAGGCGCTCGGCCTTGCCGTGGTGCGTAATCCCAGGCCGGAAGACGGCATGTTCTCCTCAGTCTGCGCCGGGCTGTCGGCACTGGCCGGAGGCGATCCGGCATTGGCGGAAACGCCCGTACTGGTGCAGCCCGTGGACGTGCCGCTGGTGCGGTCCATGACCATACAGGCCCTGCTCGAGGCCCATGCGGCTGACCCGGAAAATGTTCTTGTTCCGACCTTCGTAGGCCAGGAGGGACACCCGCCGCTCCTGCCCGCCCGCCATCTGGCGCATGTGCTGCGCCATGCGCGCACTGGGGGCGAAAATGGCCTGCGGGGCGCTCTGGAAGGTCTGCCCGTGTGGCACATCCCTGTGGCGGACAGGCTTATGCTGCCGGATATGGACAGGCCTGAAGACTATGAACGCATGAAGCTTCTGGCTTTGCGCAGGGATGTCCTGCGGCCGGACGAGGCCCTGGAGCTGCTGCGCCTGCATGAAGTGCCCGAAAAGGGGCTGCGCCATGCCCGCGCCGTGGGCACGGTGGCCGCAGCCCTGACAAAGGCCCTGGTTCAGGTGCGGCGCACAAAAAACCTTGGCGCTAAAGGCGTCACTGTCCCCAATCCTGAGCGTGCCCCTGAGCTTGCCCCCGACCTTGGGTCTGAGATCGCCTCTAACCTTGGGGCTGGCCGTGGCACGTGCCGTGATTCTGGTCCTGGCTCTGGTCCTGGCTCTGACTCTGGCGTTGGCCCAGATTCTGGTTTTGGCTCTGTTTTTTACGCTGACCTTGACCCTGATCTTGCCCTGGCCGGGGGGCTGGTGCACGATATCTGCAAGGGCGAAAAAGGGCATGAGGCTGCGGCGGGACGATTATTTCGCCATCTGCGCCTGCCTCTCATGGCGCACCTTGTGGAAGACCACCGGGACCTGACTTTGTCCGACGACCATCCCATCACCGAAAGGGAACTGGTTTTTCTGGCTGACAAATATTGTTACGGCGGATGCTTTGTGCCTGTGCGTCAGCGTTTTGAACAAAAGCTGGAAACCTTCGGCGCTGAAGCGGCGCAAGCCATCAGAGGACGCATGGAGCGGGCTCTGGCCATGGAAGCCCGGCTTGCCCGCGAACTTGGCTGCCCCGCAGGCGGGCAGGGTGTTCGGGGCCATGACCAGGACTGCGCGCGGGGTGAAGCCCCTCAGCCACCGCAGCCTGCGCAATCCCCGCAGCTACCGCAGTCCCCGCAATCGCTGCAGGCTGGGCAGTCTCCGCACCTTTCGCGCCCTCCATATCCCCCATATCCCCCATATCCCCCATATCCCGAGGACATAGCCCACGACGCTTTGGCGGCACTGGCCGTTCAGGACAATCAAACGCAGGGCGACGGCACGCCGTTTGCCCCCTGCCCCGATAAGGCGGGCGGCGGGGCAGTACTTCGCGTGCCCTCTTGCCCCGGTCAGGGGGGGCGATAA
- a CDS encoding radical SAM protein, with the protein MILRRTQSLCPVCLRRLDAVYALAQDDPHCVELRKTCPEHGLFSVPVWRTAAQDPSDHAGQPVGGEQGGVPVPAFESWTRPKSPSYPLHPRTAIAEGCPFDCGLCPAHAQHTCTGLVEVTLRCNMTCPICYAGAGGSGRENGADPDLACVASQLDALKTASGPCNVQISGGEPTVRDDLPQIIGLARQRAFGLVQVNTNGLRLAEEEGYAAKLRQAGLDSVYLQWDGVSDETFRTLRGRPCLDFKRRAVEACARAGLGVVLVATLVRGVNDGEVGDLLRLALRMGPAVRGLHVQPAAFFGRYPWRLDEAPRLTLPEVMACFTRQVPDLVRPEHLHPPGCENELCSFSAVYRRNDAAPSAPENGRAGDAQPTLQWLPDAGQSCCSPRPQGADAAGSGARDASAPGASLPDAGVPPSAEEGARKAKQFVALHWRGDSIAAEKTDEQASGLGAAGAGLDGFSRFLAQAGAERRFTLSAMAFQDALSLDIERVRGCCIHVLRRDGRMIPFCLHNLTAQDGTRLYAEDVS; encoded by the coding sequence ATGATTTTGCGTCGAACCCAAAGCCTGTGCCCGGTCTGTCTGCGGCGGCTGGACGCCGTATACGCCCTGGCGCAGGACGATCCGCATTGTGTTGAACTGCGCAAGACCTGCCCCGAGCACGGCCTGTTCAGCGTGCCCGTATGGCGCACGGCTGCCCAGGATCCGTCAGACCACGCAGGCCAGCCCGTAGGCGGGGAGCAGGGCGGCGTGCCCGTTCCCGCGTTCGAATCCTGGACGCGTCCCAAAAGTCCTTCCTATCCTCTGCATCCCCGCACGGCCATAGCCGAGGGCTGCCCCTTTGACTGCGGCCTGTGCCCGGCGCACGCGCAACATACCTGTACGGGCCTTGTGGAAGTGACCCTGCGCTGCAATATGACCTGTCCCATCTGCTACGCGGGTGCGGGAGGTTCTGGGCGGGAAAACGGCGCTGATCCCGACCTTGCCTGCGTCGCCAGCCAGCTGGACGCGCTCAAAACCGCATCCGGCCCGTGCAATGTGCAGATTTCCGGCGGCGAACCCACGGTGCGTGACGATCTGCCGCAGATCATCGGCCTTGCGCGCCAGAGGGCCTTTGGTCTTGTGCAGGTCAATACCAACGGGCTGCGCCTGGCCGAAGAAGAGGGCTATGCCGCAAAGTTGCGTCAGGCCGGGCTGGATTCGGTCTATCTGCAATGGGACGGCGTGAGCGACGAGACATTCAGGACCTTGCGCGGCCGCCCCTGTCTCGATTTCAAGCGCCGCGCCGTGGAAGCCTGCGCCAGGGCTGGCCTTGGCGTGGTGCTGGTGGCCACCCTTGTGCGCGGCGTCAATGACGGCGAAGTGGGCGACCTGTTGCGTCTGGCCTTGCGTATGGGGCCAGCGGTGCGGGGCCTGCACGTGCAGCCGGCCGCGTTTTTCGGGCGCTACCCCTGGCGTCTGGATGAGGCCCCAAGGCTCACCCTGCCGGAGGTGATGGCCTGTTTTACCCGGCAGGTTCCCGATCTTGTGCGCCCGGAACATCTGCACCCGCCGGGGTGCGAAAACGAATTATGCTCCTTCAGCGCTGTTTATCGGCGTAACGATGCCGCGCCCTCTGCCCCTGAAAACGGGAGGGCAGGGGACGCCCAGCCAACGCTCCAATGGCTGCCGGACGCGGGCCAGTCCTGCTGTTCCCCGCGCCCGCAAGGCGCGGACGCTGCGGGCTCCGGCGCAAGGGACGCGTCTGCCCCTGGGGCTTCTTTGCCAGATGCTGGCGTGCCGCCGTCAGCGGAAGAGGGCGCGCGAAAGGCAAAGCAGTTCGTGGCCCTGCACTGGCGCGGCGACAGCATTGCAGCGGAAAAGACTGACGAGCAGGCATCAGGTCTGGGCGCTGCTGGCGCTGGTCTGGACGGGTTCAGCCGGTTTTTGGCCCAGGCAGGGGCCGAACGGCGATTCACCCTGTCCGCCATGGCTTTTCAGGACGCATTGAGTCTGGATATTGAGCGCGTGCGCGGGTGCTGCATCCACGTTTTGCGGCGAGACGGACGCATGATACCCTTTTGCCTGCACAATCTGACAGCACAGGACGGCACGCGGCTGTATGCGGAGGACGTCTCATGA